In a genomic window of Trichoderma atroviride chromosome 4, complete sequence:
- a CDS encoding uncharacterized protein (EggNog:ENOG41), which yields MAGNSANKQIVLITGGNQGIGFEIVKKLVAEQPTYHVLLGCRALSKGEEAISKLEKLAGLVSPIEVDVTSNDSIAACVAQIDRQHGKLDVLINNAGIGRHAVEDLPSLRAKMAALFDVNVFGVMEMTDAAIPLLKKAADQGSVPRIVFITSEMGSLGNTLNSSWKYYKSNTSVPYKSSKAAANMIGACYSTLFQNEGWKINCCCPGFRKTAFNHHMSNAMDVEEGAVRAFELATLDKDGPTGTFSNIDGTEPW from the coding sequence ATGGCTGGCAACTCcgcaaacaaacaaattgTGCTCATCACGGGCGGCAATCAAGGCATCGGCTTCGAAATCGTAAAGAAGCTTGTCGCAGAGCAGCCAACCTACCATGTGCTCCTCGGCTGTCGCGCTCTATCAAAGGGCGAAGAAGCCATATCAAAACTCGAGAAGCTTGCCGGCTTGGTTTCCCCCATCGAAGTGGACGTCACTTCAAATGACTCAATCGCAGCCTGTGTGGCGCAAATCGACCGCCAGCATGGAAAACTCGACGTGCTCATCAACAATGCTGGCATTGGAAGACATGCAGTGGAGGATTTGCCGAGCCTCAGGGCCAAGATGGCTGCGCTCTTTGACGTCAACGTGTTTGGCGTTATGGAGATGACAGACGCAGCCATCCCGCTGTTGAAGAAAGCCGCTGACCAGGGCTCAGTGCCGCGAATCGTTTTTATCACTTCAGAGATGGGGTCACTGGGGAACACGCTCAACTCCTCGTGGAAGTACTACAAGAGCAATACATCCGTCCCGTATAAGTCTAGCAAAGCCGCTGCCAACATGATTGGGGCATGCTATTCGACATTATTCCAGAATGAAGGCTGGAAGATCAACTGCTGCTGTCCTGGGTTCCGTAAAACTGCCTTCAATCACCACATGTCTAATGCTATGGACGTGGAGGAGGGCGCTGTAAGGGCTTTCGAGTTGGCAACTCTCGATAAAGATGGGCCGACAGGGACGTTTAGCAATATTGATGGAACCGAGCCGTGGTGA
- a CDS encoding uncharacterized protein (EggNog:ENOG41) gives MISRTGESLAIPSEIPRRRNGRPQACEPCRRRKVACDHRLPICSRCIRKSAPQSCRYLIKGQLVTPALSSVGAIRRQSADSRQHGQPAEPSPPTLSPTALKDLASPSDRISGYLGATSFPEFYRETQKHLDCVAGLEPTRDGLAGSNNSGMTSTNTVVPDAAAFEAAFAVLRLIPEQGGANFLYARNVNPSDAWCRLAVDRLHDSLWKTLGHFLEGERSNEALSQMALFLFQNSSKPLREDFTDPDEWYDAFSGVNFRWESIGILFGYWTFGATSLLENGNHEQCKQLGDHNRRNLMQMYKSGTTKCLNLCRLANCNNTMMVFLLHLSSLSASLITGDTGAEFWCLHAEAVAMATFLGLHTPQSSGSLPEESVAVQAKRKIFGAVFNADMMLSTLTGRPPLLRSRLCSTPPPLDIDNASLFDPKITDYRLDKDGWNLDGKFYPMTFIRAQHMSSKIRSEILEMVLQAPNVASNNYDIDELRKREMETISRFPIGLRLRSEDFSDPEINGITLYSRLIVRLEHLSSLFFIEKLSYKGDGLYSAQTLEISLEMISLTVTFWTQQNRLDGLQGDYEWLVMVYAGPAGGILCMELLRTCSGAAESPTTTKITKSMIIKQLTLLVGFLEWIGPSTPGAHLCNSIRTVVERVIEQALNPTPNPAPQQEFEMAWDTNLPEDMNDFNFGLLDTFDWLRLPPTAM, from the exons ATGATAAGTCGTACGGGTGAAAGCCTGGCTATTCCCTCTGAAATTCCCCGGAGGCGCAACGGCCGCCCCCAGGCCTGCGAGCCATGCCGCCGGCGCAAAGTCGCCTGTGACCACAGACTTCCTATTTGCTCGAGGTGCATACGAAAGAGCGCCCCCCAAAGCTGCCGGTACCTCATCAAGGGCCAGCTTGTAACGCCGGCTCTGTCTTCAGTCGGTGCTATAAGACGCCAATCGGCGGATAGCCGGCAGCATGGACAGCCGGCAGAGCCCAGCCCACCAACATTAAGCCCGACAGCTCTTAAAGATCTTGCTTCACCTTCAGATAGAATTAGTGGCTACCTCGGGGCAACGAGCTTCCCAGAATTCTACCGCGAGACTCAAAAGCACCTCGATTGTGTAGCCGGCCTTGAGCCAACCCGTGATGGCTTAGCCGGCAGCAATAACAGCGGCATGACGTCGACTAATACGGTAGTCCcagatgcagctgctttTGAGGCTGCCTTTGCTGTGCTACGGCTAATACCAGAACAGGGAGGAGCCAATTTCTTATACGCAAGGAATGTGAACCCTTCAGACGCTTGGTGCCGCCTCGCCGTGGACCGACTCCACGACTCACTGTGGAAGACGCTGGGACACTTTTTAGAAGGGGAGAGAAGCAACGAGGCATTGTCACAGATGGcgttgtttctttttcaaaaTAGTTCCAAGCCCCTTCGGGAAGATTTCACAGACCCTGACGAATGGTATGACGCCTTCTCTGGGGTCAATTTTCGCTGGGAAAGCATTGGCATCTTATTCGGATATTGGACTTTTGGAGCCACTTCACTGTTAGAAAACGGTAACCACGAACAGTGCAAACAACTTGGAGACCACAACCGTAGAAACCTGATGCAGATGTACAAAAGTGGCACAACGAAATGCCTCAACCTCTGCCGACTGGCCAACTGTAACAACACAATGATGGTATTCCTCCTACACCTGAGCAGTCTGTCAGCCTCGCTCATCACTGGTGACACAG GTGCGGAATTCTGGTGTCTGCATGCAGAAGCCGTCGCCATGGCTACTTTTCTCGGTCTCCACACACCTCAGTCATCCGGCTCGCTGCCAGAAGAATCAGTAGCTGTCCAGGCTAAGCGAAAGATCTTTGGTGCCGTCTTCAATGCTGATATGATGTTGTCGACTTTGACTGGCCGGCCGCCGCTGCTTAGGAGCAGGCTTTGTTCCACACCACCACCCCTCGATATCGACAATGCTTCATTATTTGATCCCAAGATCACGGACTACCGTCTGGACAAGGATGGATGGAATCTCGATGGAAAGTTTTACCCCATGACGTTTATACGGGCTCAACACATGAGCTCAAAGATACGGAGCGAAATCTTGGAGATGGTGCTCCAAGCACCCAATGTCGCGAGTAACAACTATGATATTGA CGAACTGCGCAAACGAGAAATGGAAACCATATCACGATTTCCAATAGGACTACGGCTTAGAAGCGAAGACTTTAGTGATCCCGAAATTAACGGCATCACCCTCTACAGCAGATTGATAGTACGATTGGAGCACCTaagcagcctcttcttcattgaGAAGCTGTCGTACAAGGGAGATGGTCTTTACAGCGCACAAACACTTGAGATTAGTCTGGAAATGATTTCACTTACCGTTACGTTCTGGACGCAGCAGAATCGCCTGGATGGTCTACAGGGAGACTACGAGTGGCTCGTCATGGTATATGCCGGACCTGCAGGGGGGATTCTATGCATGGAACTTTTGAGGACTTGCTCTGGTGCTGCAGAAtcaccgacgacgacgaagattACCAAATCCATGATCATCAAGCAGCTGACCTTGCTGGTCGGCTTTCTTGAGTGGATTGGACCGTCCACGCCGGGCGCTCATCTGTGCAACAGTATCAGGACGGTGGTTGAGAGAGTAATTGAGCAGGCATTGAATCCCACGCCAAATCCAGCACCTCAGCAGGAATTTGAAATGGCATGGGATACGAACTTGCCGGAGGATATGAACGATTTTAATTTTGGACTGCTGGACACTTTTGACTGGTTAAGGCTTCCGCCGACTGCGATGTAG
- a CDS encoding uncharacterized protein (EggNog:ENOG41) — translation MSTVTDAKPEGLFAPTLESERLRYAIFDMKNDTHMQFSADIFSLILAGAGPTDGAWTKNDVRRLSFSLMMKPSEAHGRRPDTPCIYVMYLKDAPATPIGLISFCRRTPDVPMDLGWTVAPDHRRKGYASEASARISRYWKDEFGIKEMCIVTSEDNIPSRKIAESIGYVDGGYVMMEGKKEVAYVLPGMKKFEGQIFPFWGDGEIPEEDD, via the coding sequence ATGTCCACAGTAACGGATGCGAAGCCGGAGGGGCTTTTTGCCCCTACACTGGAGTCAGAGCGGCTCAGATACGCCATATTCGACATGAAAAATGACACACACATGCAATTCTCAGCTGATATCTTCAGTCTTATCCTAGCAGGAGCCGGACCAACCGATGGGGCCTGGACGAAGAACGACGTTCGTCGGCTCTCTTTTtcgttgatgatgaagccgTCTGAGGCCCACGGGCGCCGGCCAGACACTCCATGCATATATGTCATGTACCTCAAAGATGCTCCAGCCACTCCAATTGGACTCATCTCGTTTTGTCGCCGCACTCCTGATGTCCCCATGGACCTTGGCTGGACGGTAGCTCCCGACCACCGAAGGAAAGGCTACGCATCAGAAGCGAGTGCGAGGATTTCGCGATATTGGAAAGATGAATTCGGCATCAAAGAGATGTGCATTGTCACCAGCGAAGATAATATCCCATCCAGGAAGATTGCGGAGAGCATTGGCTACGTAGATGGTGGCTATGTCATGATGGAGGGCAAGAAAGAAGTTGCCTACGTACTTCCCGGAATGAAGAAGTTTGAAGGGCAGATTTTTCCATTCTggggagatggagaaattCCCGAGGAGGATGACTAG